The following nucleotide sequence is from Camelina sativa cultivar DH55 unplaced genomic scaffold, Cs unpScaffold01539, whole genome shotgun sequence.
cttgaaatatttttaaggcATTTGCTTGTTTAGTTCACTTATATTTGCTTATGCCTGacgttttgctattttttttttctcttctggaTTTGTCCTTGTCCAGCCATGATCTTGATAATATTTTGCTTGAGAACCTGGGAGATACCACTACACTGCAGGCAGTTTTTGAGGttgaatctcttgttcttaCAGGTTAGCTTTTCTATACTTATTATAAAACGCTGGATGAATTTGTTCATGCTATTATTATTAACATAACTCTTGCACAGGTCATTGCGCAGAAAAAGATCATGAGGCTCCTCGTGGCCTTCAGCTGATTCTGGGAACCAAAAATAAACCGCATTTGGTTGATACCCTTGTAATGGCCAATTTGGGTTATTGGCAGATGAAAGTATCCCCTGGGGTTTGGTATTTACAACTTGCTCCGGGTAGAAGTTCTGAACTATACGTTTTGAAAGGAGGAAATGACGGGAGTCAAGATCAATCCTCGCTGAAACGTATTACTATCGATGATCTGCGTGGTAAAGTTGTTCATCTAGAAGTAGTTAAGAGAAAGGGTAAGGAGCATGAGAAGTTGCTAGTTCCTTCtgacgatgatgatggtgtGCAACAAAACAATGAAGTAAGTGCTTCTTTACTAGAATAgaagatatacaaaaaaaactatgggTCCTTAAAAATCCTGGTTATTTATCCCCTGTTTTAGCGACGAAGCTGGAACTCAAATTTCTTGAAATGGGCGTCTGGTTTCGTTGGTGGTCGTCAACAATCAATGAAGGGAGATTCCAAAAAAGTGAGTAGCTTTTGTAATCTAGACTAACTTGTATGATTGTTGTAAACCTGTTTCATCTCAATTCTATTTGATTCTAACATGTGGGCTACCTTTGCAACAATTTTAATCTTGTGATATCTATCTATCATCTTTTCAGGAGCATGAGAAGGGTGGACGACAAGGGAAAACGATAAATATATTCTCCATCGCTTCAGGGCATTTGTAAGAGCTAACATTTTTTATCTGCTTGACCACATAGATTGACTTAGATAAACTGGAGTACTTTTAAGTGCATCATTCACGCATATGAAAAGACAATAATGTATGGTATATCTATGTCTGTATGTGGATATTCGTGTCAGAAGAGTTTTAAGTATATTATGTgaagaaaaaagtttaatatatattttttggtatcGCTTCCTTTCTGATGCCGAGGCACTGCTTATGACAGATACGAGCGTTTCCTTAAGATCATGATTCTCAGTGTTTTGAAGAACACCAATCGTCCTGTAAAATTCTGGTTTATTAAGAATTATCTTTCTCCTCAGTTTAAGGTTGGTTCCTTTTTTCTTTGGGTACGCTTAAGATTGTCGTCTGTGTCTATTTATGTCTTCTTATCTCTAGATGCAAATTTATCTATAGTTTTTCAACCACTTTTAACTTAATGTGTATCACATTCTACTCTTGCAGGATGTAATTCCACATATGGCACAAGAATACAACTTTGAGTATGAGCTGATTACTTACAAATGGCCTACCTGGTTGCATAAACAGAAAGAAAAGCAACGAATTATTTGGGCCTACAAAATTCTTTTCCTTGATGTTATATTTCCACTGTCATTGGAAAAGGTACATATGATCATATATCTTCATTTCTTTCTTGCGATTTTGATGCTTGCAAGATGCCACTACAAGGAATTCGACATGTATTCTGTAGGTTATATTTGTCGACGCAGATCAAATTATAAGGACAGACATGGGAGAACTGTATGATATGGATATTAAAGGAAGACCTCTTGCGTATACTCCTTTTTGTGACAACAACAGGGAAATGGATGGATATCGATTTTGGAGACAGGTTAACAcattaatctgttttttttttgcctgtaGAAGTAATTTGGTTTCCTTACCCTTTACATTCTCGATTACTTTGAACAGGGTTTCTGGAAAGAACATTTACGTGGTAGGCCATACCATATCAGGTAAACAAACTAACTTCACTTGAACCTCAGTAATTTGTTGCTTTTCCATCCTTGATGTGCCTCGTATCTATCTGCAGTGCTCTGTACGTTGTTGACTTGGTTAAGTTCCGAGAGACAGCGGCAGGAGATAATCTAAGAGTATTCTATGAGACGCTTAGCAAGGATCCAAACAGTTTGTCCAACCTAGATCAGGCAAGTTTTACAATATGGTTCTCAATACTTAG
It contains:
- the LOC104774104 gene encoding UDP-glucose:glycoprotein glucosyltransferase — its product is YWFSFCRTCSKYFSDVFMFVSSAMATRDRSSESARFEVLNSEYSAVLLGNENATIHIDAVIDPLSPTGQKLASLLQVLQKHVQTSMRIVLNPMSSLVDIPLKNYYRYVLPNTDDYSSTGFDVDGPKAFFANMPLSKTLTMNLDVPEPWLVEPVIAIHDLDNILLENLGDTTTLQAVFEVESLVLTGHCAEKDHEAPRGLQLILGTKNKPHLVDTLVMANLGYWQMKVSPGVWYLQLAPGRSSELYVLKGGNDGSQDQSSLKRITIDDLRGKVVHLEVVKRKGKEHEKLLVPSDDDDGVQQNNERRSWNSNFLKWASGFVGGRQQSMKGDSKKEHEKGGRQGKTINIFSIASGHLYERFLKIMILSVLKNTNRPVKFWFIKNYLSPQFKDVIPHMAQEYNFEYELITYKWPTWLHKQKEKQRIIWAYKILFLDVIFPLSLEKVIFVDADQIIRTDMGELYDMDIKGRPLAYTPFCDNNREMDGYRFWRQGFWKEHLRGRPYHISALYVVDLVKFRETAAGDNLRVFYETLSKDPNSLSNLDQDLPNYAQHTVPIFSLPQEWLWCESWCGNATKSKAKTIDLCNNPMTKEPKLQGARRIVTEWPDLDLEARKFTAKILGEDVELNEPVAAATDKPNPPPSNDISEDSEQDLESKAEL